The region TGTCACCCGGGAAAGCCTGTTCACCGTCCCCGAAAACTTCCCCGAACCGGTTTATGATTTTTCCCGGAACCCTTTAACGGAAAGTAAAATACTACTGGGTAGAACACTGTTCTATGATCCTATCCTTTCCCGGAACAACACCATTTCCTGTGAGAACTGCCATTCACCATTTTCCGCGTTCACGCATATCGATCATGCCCTGAGCCATGGGATATACGACAGCGTAGGTACAAGGAACTCACCGGCCTTGATGAACCTGGCCTGGCAAAAGACTTTTATGTGGGATGGTGCCGTGAATAACCTGGATATGCAGGCACTGGTGCCCATTGCGCATCCGGCGGAGATGAGAAGCTCCATCAATGAAGTGGTGCACAAGCTGAATGCTTCCGGGAAGTATCACCAACTTTTCTTCAAAGCCTTCGGCGACAGCATGGCGACGGGGGAAAGAACTCTAAAAGCCTTATCACAATTCATGCTCACGTTGGTAAGTGCAAACTCCAGGTACGATCAGGTGATGCGAAGGGAAGCAACGTTTACAGACCAGGAAGCCAATGGGTATCGACTTTTTAAAACACATTGTGCCTCCTGTCACA is a window of Flavobacteriales bacterium DNA encoding:
- a CDS encoding c-type cytochrome; this encodes VTRESLFTVPENFPEPVYDFSRNPLTESKILLGRTLFYDPILSRNNTISCENCHSPFSAFTHIDHALSHGIYDSVGTRNSPALMNLAWQKTFMWDGAVNNLDMQALVPIAHPAEMRSSINEVVHKLNASGKYHQLFFKAFGDSMATGERTLKALSQFMLTLVSANSRYDQVMRREATFTDQEANGYRLFKTHCASCHTEPLFTNGSFENNGLPMDSVLNDVGRMEVTSDRNDSLKFKVPTLRNIEYTYPYMHDGRFKKLSEVLNHYTGGIHHSRTLALQLQNGIVLTSNEKVDLITFLLTLSDKTFVFNPNFRYPR